In Brassica napus cultivar Da-Ae chromosome C2, Da-Ae, whole genome shotgun sequence, the sequence GTAACTGGCTTGCAATCTGTCATGTTGAAGGTTGAGAGTAGTTGCTTCAAGTACTTTCCATGTGATAACTTCAGAAGACCTTTCTCTCTGTCTCTGAAAATATCCATTCAAAGAATTCTGGACGCTCGTCCTAaatctttcatttcgaattcttgACTCAGGCTCTTCTTCAAACTCTGAATTCCCTGTAAGTCCTTCGAGGCTACCAACATATCATCCACGTAGATAAGCAAATAAACTCTATATGCACGTTCTTTGCCTCTGATGTAAACACATGGATCATAGCTACTCTGCATAAACTTCTGATCCTTCATGAACTCATCAAAGCGCTTATTTCATTGAAGACTACATCAATCACATGAAAGCTTTTATAGAGAAACAGTGCTCGGAGATTCAGGTACATGCTTCTTACTCAACTCGTCTATGCTTTTAGTTGTTTTATTGCAAAagttattttgatgaattatcaaaattaaatatacaaagaacaaatttattgatttgtacTTACATTATTACTTAATTTACTTACATTATTacattatcaaaattaaatatacaaacaacaaatttattgatttgtacTTACATTATTacattatcaaaattaaatatgctTTTAGTTGTTTTATTGCAAAagttattttgatgaattatcaaaattaaatatacaaacaacaaatttattgatttgtacTTACATTGGTGAGTTGGCTTTAATCTAGAGGATATAATAGTCAATTAATCATAATAACTAGAATTAGGCGTTAAAACTTAACACGCACGTAGAGCGATTACAGAAAAGGAAAATCACtttgaaattttccttttttccttACCCAACTCCAAAGCTCCAATCTCTCTCCCTccattataaatacaaaatcacTATCACCGATTGATTATTCATTCGCTCGTTGTTGCTTCCCATCAAATTAGGTTTATTGTTTGTCTATTTCAAAAAAAGTGTAGTTGTTTTCGTCTTCTCCTTACAACGCCAACAGAAACTATGGCGTCGTTTATAAAGCAACTATTCTTTAGTTTATTGGATAAAACCAAAGGAAGAAACAAACTCTCGTGTCTCAACAacgaagaaaagaagaagaagaagaagatgatgaagaagaagatgaaattaCATGCTTGACTTGGATCAAACGCTTCTCCACTATGTCCCTGTTTCACAGCTTTctgataaagaaaaatatttgatggaAGAACCTGAGTCAAGGGTTGATCTACTGAGGTTTAACGAAGAAAATCCCGAGCATATGATAAAGTTACGACCTTTCCTCCGCGAGTTTCTGAAAGAAGCCAACAAGCTTTTCCGCATGCACGTTTACACGATGGGCACTTACGGCTACGCGCGGTATGTATTGAGTGTTATTGATCCTGGTAAAAGATATTTTGGAAATAGAGTCATAACCAGAGAGAAATCCCCTCATAAGAAGACCCTTGATCGTATCTCTGCTGATCAACGAAGAGTGGTTATTGTTGATGATAATCctagtgcttggcctcaacacaagccaaacttgttgcaggtctcaCAGTACATTTATTTCAGATACCAGATGACGAATAATAATTCGGAAGAAGATTCTTACGCAGAGAAGGAGAGCGACGAGTGTCGAAGCAATGGAGCATTGTCTAATGTTCTCAAACTCCTTCAAAAAGCTCACACAAGATTCCAACAAGAAGAGGATTCTAACGACTTGAGGCTTTTGATACGTGACTGATCCTCCCTCCTTGCGTGTTGTTGATTTTGACTTTCACTTCagaaaactgctatttttgtttGCAATTTCTCAAAATACACACAcaataacaattaaaaatgcTTGTTTGTTTTACTCTAGATTTGGAGGGTAAAGCTTCATCTGAATCTTCTGCATTGCACCTTGAATCAATTCCCCCGTTATCTGAAAATACTGGTAAAATGATCAAAGATGACTATGAAGAATATAAGAGTGAGAAACCAAATCTGATTCTTCTTTCATTCATTCATCTTGTCTATATCTTGAAGTAAAAAAGCTTCTGAGAAATCAAGAAAGGGGTCAAAAGGAAATgatagtagagagagagatagagttgGCGCCATGTTTTTTACCATCAATAGAAGCAGAACAAACACTTTTGGTTTGAACGGTTCTTGCGTTAACACCTACATTAATTAGTTAAACATTACATTAAAAGACTATTTAATTGGTTAAACATTACATCAAAGACTAATCGTTTCAGTTTTTGGTGCCATGTTTCAGTGTGGTTTCAGTTTTTGGGGTTTTGCATATCTTCTAAAGCAAAAATCCAAGTCCCTCTCAAATCAACGGACAAAGAAGACAAGAAGCAGTCATTGTTTGTTGATCTTGGCGTATGGAGCTCACCAACAAATCTGATGGCGTCCCTTTTGTGCTGATTAGAACCCTACATGCTACTCTCTAATGTTAGTCTCAACAATGTACAATGTGAAACACAACATCCTGCAGTATCTTAAAAATCAGATTTTGAGTTCATTGTTATGTGTATACCAATCTGTAAACATAAACTGAAGCATTGTAACATGTTGAAAAGTAGATGATAAATTACTTGAGTGACTAAGACGATTTGATCTCTACAACTTTGTTTAATATTCATCACCATCATCTTCAGACTCCCCTTGAGCTTCAGACTCGTCCCCAATATCCTCCAAAAGCTTATCAACATCAACTCCTAACTCTACCAGCTTCGCCGTCAGCTTCTCCACTTTGCTCTCCTCTTGTCCCAAACACACTAACAAGTCGTTCAACTCGTCCTCGCTCTCTTTCTGAGCTTCTTTTCTCACTTCTTCTTTAATCGCTTCTACATCAGGATACTCCATAGGATCTTCTCCTCCTTTCAAGGATCTCACCTCTTTCTCGAGATGGTAGTTCGCTTGTTCCAGGCTGTTGTATGCGTCCGACAGGCCCTTCAGGTCTGATTCGAGTTTCGCGGCAACGTTCTTGTATTCTGATGCCTCGGACTCGATCTTGGCTTTTTCTGATTTGATCGTCTCTAAACGCTGAGATGTTTCTTGGAGTTCTCGCTTGATGCTATCTATATGAACCTTCTCCATTACTGTACTTGCTCTTTGCTCTGATCCTTGAGATTGCTCACTCCTCCCAGAGCTAGCTACGTCTTCTGCCAAAGCAGCGTTCCGAGCAAGAAGGTTCTGGAAAAGTATACAGAGGTCGACAATAAGCTCTTTAAGGCACAACTGATgttgagatttttttatttttttttgtctcttctAACTTTAACATACTTAAAAACCATATATATCACATAAATTTGGAGACCTATTGTATGAATATTTGCTTCCTCACAGTGTTCCAAAAATTGGTCTAGGCGGCATATAGTCGAAAAATTGGACCTAAACGAAACGATTTTTTTCAGAACgatttttgaagaaaatggtCTAGGCGTTCAAAAAGTCGGTCTAATCAATAATTCCATATAAAGCGCATAACTAGCGTCTAGCTATTCTTGAACATTGCTTCCTCCGAATCCATTCTTAACAGAAACTCAAACGTTTCCTATAATACGTTGTAACAAGATGCTATGCATCCTAATAACTTCTCTAACCTCTCATGATTTTCAGATTTCATGTTACTGAGAATCTCTAAATTTTCCTTCTTTTAATTGTAATCAAACAACGAAATAGCATAGACGAGCTGAGCAAGAAGGCTGTACCTGAATCTCCGAGCATTGTTTCTCTATAAAAGCTTTCAAGCGGTTGATGTAGTTTTTCTCACTTTCTCCGCTCCTCTGCTCCAAATCCGCCGGTACTACAGCCACCTCACTTTTTGGCCGACTATACACGTCCACGATTCTCTCTCTAATGCTACCTTCAAGGCTCTTCACTAAGCCTGTGAAGCTAGGATCAAACAACGATATGAGCATCGGGTGATCCTCGTTCCCCTTATCCATCGCACCTGCCACGTCAACATCCTCAATCTCGGCTTCGCTAGGCGTGGCTGTTCTCGTCAACGGTTCATGATCCTCTCGAGGCCCcacggaggaagaagagaagacgaAGCTGCTCTGCATCTCTTCGAACTTCGAGAAGTACGTTGTGAGCCCCATCTTCTGGCTCACAGCATCAACTACAGCGAAAGCATCTTTACCATTCTCATTTGATTTGTTGTAGATGACGCATTCTCCCAGTAGGATAGACGCCAAGCCTCTTATGCAAACTGTTGCAGCTGGGTTTGCTACCAGATCGAGCAGGTACGTTAGGTGGTGGCGTGAATCTAGAAAGCACTGAACTGCAGCTGGGCAATCAACGGTCCATGTGACAAGCAGTTTTAAAATGATCTGTTGAATATATGATTTTGATTTATCTTTGCTTTTCATGGAAGAGGCAACTGCTAGGTATCTGACGATCCTTTGAAAGAGAGGCTCTGGAGTTCCCATGGACGGCACAGGTGACTCAAGTACTATTTTTAAAGCCTGTTGAGTTTCCGAAACAGTCAGGCAATGAACCTAAGGTATAAAGTTATGGTGGCATTGAAGTCAATTACCTTTTCCTTGCACTGAACGTTGTCTTTCAAAACATGAGAAAGAATGCTCGCAGCTCTGCAACATGTCTGTTTGAAATAAATAGATTAGTTCTGGAAAACATAACAAATTAACATCCAACAGAGACACAAATATTTTACCTCAAGATTCCCATCAGTTTCACCAGAGCAAATGCCTCGCAATAACATACtgacacaaatataaaattccAGTAAGATTTGATACAAGAGCATTAGGTCAAAAGCGCGGTgaaatcttttcaaaaaaaaaaaaactgtgaaaGCTGAAGGAGAACGGAAAAGAAGATAACACCTTCCAAAGGACATGTTAACATCATCTTCTAGAGGATCTCGGGTGGTGGGATGTGGTTGGGGTATTAAAGTTGAAGCTAACATTGCTTGACCCTCCCGATTTTTCTGAAAACGTTTAGAGAATGTAACAATAAGCTGCAAGCTCACATTACACTATCAAATAATAACATGTAAcacaaaaagttccaaacctcacAGAAGGTCTTGAAGACATAATCAGCAGCAACAAACTCTTGAATACTAGATGTCTGTAAAATGATCCGGAGGATAGAATTGAGTGCAGGTTCTGCTTGCCGATCTTCACCAAGAACTTTGCTAGCAAGGATATCACGGTTCTTGGGATGTCCATCAACCAGATCTCCAATGCATTTAAATGTCTAGTAGCAAAGAATCAAAAAATAGAAGACCCATTAGATACTTAAGCTAACTCTGTCTAGATGATACATTAACAATCTCTAGATAAAAACCCATAAACACACACACCAGTTCCATGGTCAACTTAGAAACAAGGTTCAACAAAAGAATTCGAGAAGTTAAATTGAATTATTCGAAATTATTGTCAATTGCACAAATCagaaaagaaatttgaaatacAATGAAATTTGAATGATAACAAAGGAGTTTTGCTTACCATGCACCGAACAGCAACAGGCGACCATTGGCTTTCAACACCCAACATAAGGAGGTGGTCTAGCAGTTTTTTCTGTTGATTAGACCAAACATGATACATATAATGAGGAACATATTTGATCCGGTCAACAATAGGGAGCCACAACATTCTTACATGTTAACAAACCTGAACTAGAACCGTTCTATTTGCCAGCTTGTTTGAATCTTTTCCAGGGTCCGTATCTGCACCTCCCATGATCAGCATATTGATTGTCTCCAGTGCACACAGTAGATTAACAGTCTACTAGGATTTTGTTCattcaaaaggaaaaaaagtatTAACAAAGTTGCACTAGCTGGTAGAATCAATCCAAAATGAGAGAAAATGATCTAACCTTCTGCTGGGTGAACTTATATGTAATCCCTCGCAGTTTTAGAACTGAAATGATTGGTTCAAAACCCATGGTCTCCCTTAGTAGTATCTGTACAGTTTCAAATATCAGCCTGTGTGCAGATCTAGTAAATAAATCAGAAAAATAAAGAACATTTACAAAGCTTTGAAACCTGGTTTGATGAACTGTTGCGAAGAAGATTTTTCAACAACTCCAGACAGTCCTGTAAAGAACGAACACTATTAGTTCAAATGCCATGGACAAGGAATCTGAACTTAACAATAAGCATTGGAAATGATTGCAAAAATTGCAGGAAGATAACATATGGACACGTGCCAATAATTGTGTAGACctaaattaaagagaaaaagatcatttttctttttcaaatgtCAAATTCTTAACATAACAATAGTGCTatcatctattttaaaaaagcTACTGGTCACCTGCACAACCACATCGCCATCTGAGCCCCCTTCCTCCTTGATGATGctaaaaatcttttcaaatgcACCTTCAAAGACAACAATTTTTTGGATCTCCTACAAGTAATTAATCATTAAGCGAGATCTATCAGATTCGATGGCTACTTCAGCTAAAGGCAGCAGAAAACGAACAGTTATCTCACCTCTGCTTCACGCGTCAAGTGCGTAAGAAGCAACAAAGCTTCGTTCCGGATTACCTGTAAGCCAAACACCAATAAATGACGTTAATGAAATATGATATACATCCCATCCCAAACTAATAAGTATTTGAGGTTAGCTGAAGGCTAAAGAGACAGACTCTTAAACAAACCAATAGCAACGTTGAAAATATCCAAGACATAGTTAACTGTTACCTCCCTATCCATCAGCATATCCATGAGCCGAGTTATGCCGCGAGGAGTAGTCAAAATAGCTTCCTGCAATCTGAAGAGACCATCAACAAAAGACTCTACAGCATAAAGATGGCACAGAGTTAACACTTTGTAAGAATATATACCTATTTTGAGAGTTCATAAGAAGAGCTGTCAAGATCTGGAGAGTGAAATATCGAACataaaaatcttcttcttcctgcCATACCACGAGGAGAACAAACCATATGATATGATGCACGCATAAAAATTTAACAAGACagaaatatattttcttctgaaaaaaaagagtaaactCTAACCAGCAAACTCAAAAGAAGAGTGATATTTTCAGCTTCACGGGAGAGCAAATCGGAATTCATAAGAGCGGCATGGACTTCAGTCTTCTGTGCCCTTGCATGATCGATTGGCGTTAGAGCGCCAAGAAGAGTTTCTAAGGCACCTCGAACCTGGACAGACAAACAATAAGTTAAAACATAGCACAAGTGCACAACACAGTCAGATCAACAAGAAATTAGATAACAAACTCTGAATAATCTCACGGTAAAACAACAAGACTTTTACAAGTGTAAATGTTATAGTAAAGACTGTCATGCTAAACCAAAACGCATAATGGAAGAAATCAACATTTCCATGTTTCCACCACCCTCCTTATTATTGATTTGGTTCTGAACTATCCGTCTGTTTCCAAAGACTACAAACATAGAGTTAAAATTCTActctcccaaaaaaaaaacgtatttaCTTTGCTTCAACAAATGTTGCTACATGTTCCATCAAGTGAGGGAAAGAGGGACTGCTATGACGTAAGGACAAACAGCAATCTGCGGAAGCAAGATACTACAAAagagaaatgaaaaaggaaGATAACGCACCATTTCAACATCATCCCGCTGGTCCTTCAGGATGCCCACTACCACAGGGAATCCTGAAATCAcggaaattaaaattattaaaccgCAGTCTCAATTTGATCTCACATTCAGTCAGACGCAAtacagaaaagaaagaaagaaagaaagaaagagacttACCGGATGCACCGAAAGCAAGTTGAGCAGCATTACTTTCAGCAACAACAGACTGAAGTTCTACTATAGCACTTCTCCTATCGTCAGGCAAAGTACCATTACTTATACGATCCAGCAGCCGTTGAATGTAACTACATAACACAAAAACACcttaatagaaaaaaaagaatgcgcatttaaataaaattctcaacACTTAACTGTATTATTCAAACTGGTAGTAAATTAAAGAGAAAACAACATGTACCTGTCTTCATTAGAAGATGGATTGTCTCCGAAAACCAAACCAACAACTCCCTGTACAACAAGAGCTCAGAACCAAGTTAAGAACAACCATAAGCACTAAAAGCAAAATTCATGCGAAGAGATACAAAGATAATACACACTAATAATAAACCGGATCCTAATGTTTTTATGATGACATTAAACCGGTTTAGTATACACACTAACCAAATCAAAACAGAATCCTCTAAAATCTACCGTAATTAGAAATCGCAGAACCAGGGGAAGCCAATGTGGTGATAAAAACACACACAAGGATTCGAAATCACCTTATAACGGGATGCTAAATCCATTATCTCGATCGTATCGGATAGGTTACAGATTGTGAGCAGTACGGAGAGGATCAGACAAGGAAGACGAACCCTCCAATCAGCGAAACAGCGAACAGATACGCacgatctctttctcttgttcaCGTGACCGATCTTTTCAAGCAAAGTCAGGAAGCCGTGAAATTATAAACtgagggaagaagaagaagaagaagcagaagaagaaggtcGATGACGTTACGCTCTCTACTCACGCCCACACCTGATACTAGCTCCTAACTCATATCGTGTATCGCAACCGCATCAAGTGGACCGTTAAGATTAGGGTATGCTCAAATATGGGCCAATCAAGTCCAATGggcttatatttatattttgttgtaTTATCAGCTTTGACTAACAAATAAAATAGAGTTCATTAGTTAGTGTGGGCGGTTTTTACCCTAAGACTTTAATCCGAATCAAAAAACTGAAATCCGATccaaaccattataaaaaaaatatcatgcaCTTTTGGGTTTAGAACAAGGGTGAATTTGAGAGATAGccaaaatcaaaaatgtaattAAGAAACTCActatgattttgacataattgaaTCGGTGACATTTAATCTTCATATGATTCGGTTCTGCCATTTATTACAACAAGTTGCCGGTGAAACAGAAATATAAATGTCGTCGACTGTAATCTATGTGGCTCAACAAAGAAGTGAGTTGGTGATAACTTATAAAAGAGAGGAGAAccacatgatttatatatttaccgTATACGGATTTGCTATGCGCAGTAATTGGTGGATTAAAATATATCTCCTTCCAATATATCTTGTATTCCATTTACCAACCTCAGTCAATCCATTTTTAAGATGAGTGCACGAAGAAGTTAATGTTTACCAGATTGTGCGTATACTATTCTATCTCGATTGCGTATATGCTATTTTATCTTTGGGACATAGTACATCATCCAAACATCCGCTGGAAACTATACATATAAAACCAACCACAACAACTAAATAATATACCCAAACTCCtacttagtaaatctaaaccctagtaaaaaaactataaaccaaaatataatctataaattattttccaatattaaatccaaatataaatcataatcccaaatagaatgaaacaaaataaataacatagtacatatttatgaaattatgaaatgcCTTTGATTGCATAGAAAAAGTTAATGTTGATCCCAATCGTCTCCTCTCACCTTctaaaaactaaaccctaaattctaatcactaaaccctaacccaaatataaacactaaactcaaatatcaaaatctaaaaaatacataatgttATGTAATATTcaattatattatgttatattaaattatattatgtaacatGCCAATTATATATCACCAAAATTGAAACACATGCATGATATGAAAGTTCAGAAGTGTTCTATTTCATATCACCGAAATAGTATATAACACCAACCCCATATCAGCTCCTCAATAATAAACCATATTTAAAACTCCATCATAAACCCCTGAATACTTAACATTAAACCATAATCACTACActataaactcaaatataaaccctacgcccaaatataaaccataaacccaaatattaaaaatatgtaaagttattaattttctttaaatcatAAACCTACCCCCAATTTTACTCAAGTTTACACTTATGTTGATCTGGTAAACGAAGTTATAAAATTGAGTTTTAAATGCTTGTTTTGATCAATACGCATAAACTAAGATTCATATCAATGATAccgcaacaacaacaaaaatataaatggtAAAGATCATACATATATTCCATTTCACATGTATGATCTTTCCATTTTACGATCTATTCTACTTATATACACATTGCATcattacatataaataaaaatatattcaccACATGGCTCAAATCCAGTTTGGAACAATCTACTTGGCAGCCTAAATCTTCCATTAGGATCCATATAACAAAGTAAAtgttaaataaaatgtatagTATAACAATAATGTGGAATGAAAACCATGTAAGACATATCGATAGCATAGATAACATATGAATTCAATGCATATGCAAGACTTGCCCAAACTGTGACGCATTCAACATCGCCAGGTCCTCATCCTATAATACACTCTTTATCACCTCAATCTAACGGAGGTTGAAATAGTTGTTAACCCTTTTCTTTTTAGTGGGTTCAAACCCTATCTCAAACAATCTACTTCGAATGCCTAACTCGTCTATGTCAAACCTGACAGATGAAAATAAGAAGGGAAAATAGTGAGTACGGAGGAAGCTATACTATTGTATatagaaattaatttttatgtaaaacaaaACAAGTATGGATAACGAATAGAAATGCATAAGATAAAAATCTACAATTACATATGAAGTAGATAGCgtgaatttatatttaattccaTTCCACTTCAATGGAATAGATCTACAACAAACCATACTATATACAAACGACGAAACAACTATGTAATGCAAATGCTATTCCACACAACAATCAATCTGACAAGA encodes:
- the LOC106399002 gene encoding RNA polymerase II C-terminal domain phosphatase-like 5 produces the protein MLDLDQTLLHYVPVSQLSDKEKYLMEEPESRVDLLRFNEENPEHMIKLRPFLREFLKEANKLFRMHVYTMGTYGYARYVLSVIDPGKRYFGNRVITREKSPHKKTLDRISADQRRVVIVDDNPSAWPQHKPNLLQRRRATSVEAMEHCLMFSNSFKKLTQDSNKKRILTT
- the LOC106382129 gene encoding golgin candidate 6 isoform X2, translating into MDMLMDREVIRNEALLLLTHLTREAEEIQKIVVFEGAFEKIFSIIKEEGGSDGDVVVQDCLELLKNLLRNSSSNQILLRETMGFEPIISVLKLRGITYKFTQQKTVNLLCALETINMLIMGGADTDPGKDSNKLANRTVLVQKKLLDHLLMLGVESQWSPVAVRCMTFKCIGDLVDGHPKNRDILASKVLGEDRQAEPALNSILRIILQTSSIQEFVAADYVFKTFCEKNREGQAMLASTLIPQPHPTTRDPLEDDVNMSFGSMLLRGICSGETDGNLETCCRAASILSHVLKDNVQCKEKALKIVLESPVPSMGTPEPLFQRIVRYLAVASSMKSKDKSKSYIQQIILKLLVTWTVDCPAAVQCFLDSRHHLTYLLDLVANPAATVCIRGLASILLGECVIYNKSNENGKDAFAVVDAVSQKMGLTTYFSKFEEMQSSFVFSSSSVGPREDHEPLTRTATPSEAEIEDVDVAGAMDKGNEDHPMLISLFDPSFTGLVKSLEGSIRERIVDVYSRPKSEVAVVPADLEQRSGESEKNYINRLKAFIEKQCSEIQNLLARNAALAEDVASSGRSEQSQGSEQRASTVMEKVHIDSIKRELQETSQRLETIKSEKAKIESEASEYKNVAAKLESDLKGLSDAYNSLEQANYHLEKEVRSLKGGEDPMEYPDVEAIKEEVRKEAQKESEDELNDLLVCLGQEESKVEKLTAKLVELGVDVDKLLEDIGDESEAQGESEDDGDEY
- the LOC106382129 gene encoding golgin candidate 6 isoform X1, with translation MDLASRYKGVVGLVFGDNPSSNEDSYIQRLLDRISNGTLPDDRRSAIVELQSVVAESNAAQLAFGASGFPVVVGILKDQRDDVEMVRGALETLLGALTPIDHARAQKTEVHAALMNSDLLSREAENITLLLSLLEEEDFYVRYFTLQILTALLMNSQNRLQEAILTTPRGITRLMDMLMDREVIRNEALLLLTHLTREAEEIQKIVVFEGAFEKIFSIIKEEGGSDGDVVVQDCLELLKNLLRNSSSNQILLRETMGFEPIISVLKLRGITYKFTQQKTVNLLCALETINMLIMGGADTDPGKDSNKLANRTVLVQKKLLDHLLMLGVESQWSPVAVRCMTFKCIGDLVDGHPKNRDILASKVLGEDRQAEPALNSILRIILQTSSIQEFVAADYVFKTFCEKNREGQAMLASTLIPQPHPTTRDPLEDDVNMSFGSMLLRGICSGETDGNLETCCRAASILSHVLKDNVQCKEKALKIVLESPVPSMGTPEPLFQRIVRYLAVASSMKSKDKSKSYIQQIILKLLVTWTVDCPAAVQCFLDSRHHLTYLLDLVANPAATVCIRGLASILLGECVIYNKSNENGKDAFAVVDAVSQKMGLTTYFSKFEEMQSSFVFSSSSVGPREDHEPLTRTATPSEAEIEDVDVAGAMDKGNEDHPMLISLFDPSFTGLVKSLEGSIRERIVDVYSRPKSEVAVVPADLEQRSGESEKNYINRLKAFIEKQCSEIQNLLARNAALAEDVASSGRSEQSQGSEQRASTVMEKVHIDSIKRELQETSQRLETIKSEKAKIESEASEYKNVAAKLESDLKGLSDAYNSLEQANYHLEKEVRSLKGGEDPMEYPDVEAIKEEVRKEAQKESEDELNDLLVCLGQEESKVEKLTAKLVELGVDVDKLLEDIGDESEAQGESEDDGDEY